The DNA segment CTTTTCCATAATTTTAATTTATTATCCTAATAAAAGTAACCCGTTATACATAAAAAGATAACGCTATACAAAAAAAATCAAAATAGCTGGCTGTCCAGTTCATTCTCTGACTGGGCCAAAGCCTTGATAACTTCCAATTCCCGTCTGGCGTACATGTTGAGGATTTTTTTACCGTACTCACTGACAAAGCATCCACCTCCATTGTTGCCGCCTCGTTTCACGATGATAATAGGTTGATCAGATAATGCATTCATCTTAGTCACCATTTGCCATGTCTTTTGAAAAGAAAACCCCAAGTGGCGGGCGGCAGCGTTCATTGAACCATCATCGAGAATCTGCCTGATTAAAGCGAATTGCTCTGGTCCGATAAAAATCTTGTTCTCATGATAGACAACAACGCTTGCTCCTACCTTATATGGTTTTCTCGTCATATTCCGATCATAACTTCTGTTGATTTAAATATTGCAAAAGCTTCGTCACCCACCTTGAAGCCCATTTCTTTAACACTGTCTACGGTTATGACAGACACGATGGTATTTCCATTTCCAATATCGAGTTTGATCTTTGCGGTGACGATACCTAGTGTTATTTCTACAATCTTACCCTTAATACTGTTTCTTGCACTTAACTGCATAATTCTTATTATTTAATAATTAATACTATTATTGATATTAATTATCAATACAAGAAATGTGCCACTTTTGTATCTTATTGATTATAAGATATTTATCAAATAACAGAGCTGTAAAAACCTACATATATGTAACTGATTTTATTACATGATGACAAAAAAGTAGAATTAAAGAAGTAACTCAAAAAGGTTGGGTCGCGTATTTTGCCGATCAACTGATAAGCGCTTCTTCAAGGAAGACACTGCCAATTGGAAGTGTGACAAACCATCTACTTTTGCGCAGTTGGCTTTTTTGATGCAGAAGAAATTCTTAATTCGGACAAAAACATTATCGGATTGGCCCGTACAATTGAGAAACATCCTAAATATATTACAGATATGGTACATTGTGCTTATTATGACAAGCAAATGAATAAACTTTTGGGGCGTATATCAAATTAGGTGAATCAAAGCCCGGACAAAAGTTCTTGTTGGATAAGATACCCCTATATAAGGGCAAACACATTGTTATCAATTTTTGGTAGATGCATTGTAGGGCCTGCATGTATGATATTAAGAATTCGAAAAATAAGTAGCGAGATACATAAGAATTCTGATATCCAATTGCTCTTTATGTGTGAGGGTCTGGACGGTGAATAGGCATACTATAAATTTGCAGATGAGAATTTGGCTGGCGAAAAACAGTATAAGTGTCCATAACTAGCTTAAAAACGGCTAAAGCCATCTAAGTACTACTGTCTAGTCGTTTGCCAATTCTATTTTCGTTTGGCTTACAAGATATGCAATTACAGTACGGTAATTGTTTCCGAATGATTTGATTTTTTGATATCTCTCTGGTGCGAATTTCACCTAGACTTAGTGCTTTGGCATAATAGTAACCGCTACTCTTACCCTTCATGTTATTCTTTATTAATCTGTAATTTACTGACATATATGTCTTTTAATGTTATAAAAATGTATGTAATTTTTTTCTCTGAAAATAAAAATGTTTTTTAACCTCAACCTCACTTTTTATGCGTAAATTACTGATAAATAATACGTTATTGCTAGTGAGGTTTAGTGAGGTTTGGTGAGGTTATAAATTGCTCTCAGCATTGAAAAATAGGCAGTCTGTATAAACAAAACAAGTTGATTCGTTAGGCAAAACAACTTGATTTGTCTAACAAAATAAGTTGTTTTGTTCTTTGATATTTATGCTTTTCAGGGCTGACGCATTACATTTTAGTAAATGTATTTCATTTTATATAATTAACTTATTATACTGATATACAGTTATTTAAATATTCGTATATATCAATATTATTTACTATCTTTGCATTTAATATAAGTACATTTTTTTGTAAAGAATATGAAATTATTTACAGTATTGAAGGAAATCGAAGATCCTAGAAGAGATCATTTAAAGGAACACAGTTTGAAATGTATCTTTTATATTACTATAGCTGCCGTGATAGGTGGTGCGGAAAGTTGGTATGAAGTTGAGGAGTTTGGAAAAATGAAGGAGCCATTTTTCCGTTCCAGGATAAAGGACTTTAAAGGAGTTCCTTCGCATGATACATTCAACAGGATCTTCTCTATCCTTAACCCCAAAGAACTTGAGCGTGTATTCAGATTGTGGATTAATGAGATATGCGGTAAGTATAGAGGTATCGTACCAATAGATGGAAAGGAAATATGCGGTGCAAGGATAGAAAAGAAGGATGGGAGTTTCGAATCATTAAGAATGGTTGGCGCCTGGGCTGCTGCTAATGGAGTGACGCTTGGTCAGGAGAAAGTTGGAAAGAAAAGCAATGAGATAAAAGCTATTCCGAAACTTGTTCAGACCTTGGATTTGGAAGGATGTGTAGTGACAATAGATGCCATAGGTTGTCAGCATAAAATAGTAGAAACAATAATAAAGAACAAGGCGGACTTTGTTATATGCGTAAAAAGTAATTAGAAGAACCTGCATGACATGAAAAAGAGCTGGCTGGACGGGGTTGACTTTGAAGGAAATAGCATTGAGGGACATGGACATATACCTCCTGTAAGATATCAGGTTTCATATACTGAAGAATGTGGACATGGACGAAAGGAAAGAAAATACTGCCAAGTATATAATAATGGGGTCTTAGATAAAGTCTTTGGATGGAAAGGTGTCAATTCTGTGGCATGTGTAACTAACATAAAAACATATCTTAAAGAAAAAAGGACTGTGGAGGAAAAGCATTACTATATAACATCTCTACCATTGGATTCGGATAGAATAATGCAAGCTGTCAGGACACACTGGAGCATTGAGAACAACCTAGATTGGCAACTGGATGTTACTTTTAATGAGGACAACACAAGAAAAATGAAAAATGCCGCACAGAATTTTTCACTTATAAGCAGAATCACATTTGCTAAAAAAATATTAAGACAAAGGGATTTTTAAGATGAAAAGAAAACTTGCGGGCTTCGATGAAAAGTTTATGATTGATCTTTTGGCTTCTGATTGGATGAATAACTAATTTTTGATGCGTCAGCCTTGGCAACTTATCTTAATAGATATTTATACCTTATATAATAAAGGGATTTCTTCTTTTTTATTGTAGAGATTGAAGACTTTTCTATTATAGTGCATGATTCATGCATAACTTCTTTCGTTATATAGAATATTCTTAGATATGTGTATGGCGCTTTGTTTGGTTGAAAACTATGAGTTACGCCTCGTTTTTTGTAAAGAAACGCGAAAACCTTTCAAGTTTTTAAATCTTTTTCTGAAAAAGATTTGGTATTGTGGAAAATAGTTGTACCTTTGCATCCGCTTTCGAGAACGAACGTTCTTGTAAGCAAAAGAAAGAGTTCTTTGAAAAGATTTACATAGACAGAGAAGTAGTACAAGAAGCGAGTGCTGGTATTGATATATTGGTACTCGGATAACAAAAAGAAACGAACCGTCATTTATAATGAATAGGTGCTTTTAGACTTGAATTACGGAGAAGCGTTCTGAAACAGAGACAACTTTACGGATTGTGTAGGGCAGCAATGCCCGAGACAAGAAGTAGAAACAATATTTTACAATGGAGAGTTTGATCCTGGCTCAGGATGAACGCTAGCTACAGGCTTAACACATGCAAGTCGCGGGGTAACATTGATCTAGCTTGCTAGATCAGATGACGACCGGCGCACGGGTGAGTAACGCGTATCCAACCTGCCTTTTACCACGGGATAGCCCCTCGAAAGAGGGAGTAATACCGTATGAGGTCATGCGACGACATCAGATCATGACGAAAGGCTTAGCGGTAAAAGATGGGGATGCGTCTGATTAGGCAGTTGGCGGGGTAACGGCCCACCAAACCGACGATCAGTAGGGGTTCTGAGAGGAAGGTCCCCCACATTGGAACTGAGACACGGTCCAAACTCCTACGGGAGGCAGCAGTGAGGAATATTGGTCAATGGTCGCAAGACTGAACCAGCCAAGTAGCGTGAGGGAAGACTGCCCTATGGGTTGTAAACCTCTTTTATCTGGGGATAAAGTGAGCCACGAGTGGCTTATTGCAGGTACCAGAAGAATAAGGACCGGCTAATTCCGTGCCAGCAGCCGCGGTAATACGGAAGGTCCAGGCGTTATCCGGATTTATTGGGTTTAAAGGGAGCGTAGGCCGCTTGGTAAGCGGGCAGTGAAATGCAGAGGCTCAACCTCTGACTTGCTGTTCGAACTGCCAGGCTTGAGTACGCACGAGGTAGGCGGAATTTGTGGTGTAGCGGTGAAATGCTTAGATATCACAAAGAACTCCAATTGCGAAGGCAGCTTACCGGAGCGCAACTGACGCTGAAGCTCGAAAGTGCGGGTATCGAACAGGATTAGATACCCTGGTAGTCCGCACGGTAAACGATGGATGCCCGCTGTTGGCCCATGTGGTCAGCGGCCAAGCGAAAGCGTTAAGCATCCCACCTGGGGAGTACGCCGGCAACGGTGAAACTCAAAGGAATTGACGGGGGCCCGCACAAGCGGAGGAACATGTGGTTTAATTCGATGATACGCGAGGAACCTTACCCGGGCTTGAATTGCAGACGAACGCGGCAGAGATGCCAAGGCCCTTCGGGGCGTCTGTGAAGGTGCTGCATGGTTGTCGTCAGCTCGTGCCGTGAGGTGTCGGCTTAAGTGCCATAACGAGCGCAACCCCTTTCCTTAGTTGCCATCAGGTTAAGCTGGGCACTCTGGGGATACTGCCACCGTAAGGTGTGAGGAAGGTGGGGATGACGTCAAATCAGCACGGCCCTTACGTCCGGGGCGACACACGTGTTACAATGGCGCGTACAGAGTGATGGCCGCCGGCAACGTCGGTCGAATCTATAAAACGCGCCTCAGTTCGGACTGGAGTCTGAAACCCGACTCCACGAAGCTGGATTCGCTAGTAATCGCGCATCAGCCATGGCGCGGTGAATACGTTCCCGGGCCTTGTACACACCGCCCGTCAAGCCATGAAAGCCGGGGGCGCCTGAAGTCCGTGACCGCAAGGGTCGGCCTAGGGTGAAACCGGTGATTGGGGCTAAGTCGTAACAAGGTAGCCGTACCGGAAGGTGCGGCTGGAACACCTCCTTTCTGGAGACGTTTCTCATACAACGTTATGCAAGACGAGAGGCACCATAAAAGTAAGAATAAAGAGGCGAGTGGATATAGTTATCCTTTTAGCTTCTTGTACACGGAACTGTTTATAAAATATAGAGGAAAAGGAAGCCGGGCGGACAAGCCCCTAAGGCTTGAACGATAAAACCGGGATAGAGTCCTATAGCTCAGTTGGTTAGAGCGCCACACTGATAATGTGGAGGTCGGCAGTTCAAGTCTGCCTGGGACTACAAGGCCCAGGACGTATATATACAACATACGGGGGATTAGCTCAGCTGGCTAGAGCACCTGCTTTGCAAGCAGGGGGTCAACGGTTCGAATCCGTTATTCTCCACACTCGGGAACAGTCCGCAAGGATTTAAAGAGTTCCCAAACGATCTTTGACATATTGGTACATGAAACTGTAAGTAAGACTTTTAAGTAAAGAAAAGAGAGCAATCTCAAGATACAGCTGAAAGTATGAGCTACTCATCCGGTCTCTCAAGAGCCGGATAGTAAGAAAGAAAGTAAATAAGGGCGCAGGGCGGATGCCTTGGCTCACGGAGGCGATGAAGGACGTGATAAGCTGCGATAAGCTTCGGGTAGGTGCAAATAACCGTTAATCCGAAGATTTCCGAATGGGACAACCCGGCAGTCTGAAGGACTGTCATTTGGACTTATGTCCAAAGGCGAACGCAGGGAACTGAAACATCTTAGTACCTGCAGGAAGAGAAAATAAACTAATGATTCCCCTAGTAGTGGCGAGCGAACGGGGAAGAGCCCAAACCGTTTTTGTGGTAACGCAAGAGCGGTGTTGTAGGACCGCGACATCGGACCTTAGAATCGATCGGAACGTTCTGGAAAGAACGGCCATAGATGGTGAAAGCCCAGTATGAGAAGACGATAAGGCCGTAGCGAGCTCCTGAGTAACGCGGAACACGAGAAATTCTGCGCGAATCCACCGGGACCATCCGGTAAGGCTAAATACTCCCGTGAGACCGATAGTGAACCAGTACCGTGAGGGAAAGGTGAAAAGCACTTCGATTAGAAGGGTGAAAGAGATCCTGAAACCCTGCGCCTACAAGCGGTCGGAGCCGAGCAATCGGTGACGGCGTGCCTTTTGCATAATGAACCTACGAGTTGCCGTCGCCGGCAAGGTTAAGGATGAAGACATCCCGAGCCATAGTGAAAGCGAGCCTGAATAGGGCGCTGAGTCGGCGGAGGCAGACGCGAAACCAAGTGATCTACACTTGACCAGGATGAAGTCCGGGTAACACCGGATGGAGGTCCGCACCAATAAGCGTTGAAAAGCTTCTGGATGAGTTGAGTGTAGGAGTGAAAGGCCAATCAAACTTGGAGATAGCTCGTACTCCCCGAAATGCATTTAGGTGCAGCGTGGCACGATCCCGTAGAGAGGTAGAGCGACCGATAGGATGAGAGGGCTTCACCGCCTATCAAGTCCTGACGAACTCCGAATGCTCTACGGCCGCAGTGTCGCAGTAAGGGCGCGGGTGCTAAGGTCCGTGCCCGAGAGGAGAAGAATCCTGACCGCCGTCTAAGGCCCCGGAATTCTGCCTGAGTTAGTCTAACGAAGTCTGGTCCCTGTGACAGCTAGGATGTTGGCTTGGAAGCAGCCATTCATTCAAAGAGTGCGTAACAGCTCACTAGTCGAGGGTCCGGGCATGGATAATAATCGGGTATAAGGCAGATGCCGAAGATGCGGGATAGTAATAATAAAAGTATCGGTAGGGGAGCATTCCAGTCAGCGTTGAATCCGGTGGATAACCCCCGGTGGAGCGTCTGGAAAAGCAAATGTAGGTATAAGTAACGATTAGGGGGGTGAGATCCCCCCCCGCCATAAGACTAAGGTTTCCCGGGCAACGTCAATCGGCCCGGGGTTAGTCGGGTCCTAAGTCTAAGCCGAACGGCGAGGGCGATGGCAGACACGGTTAATATTCCGTGACTAGCGTACGGAGTGAAGCGGGGACGGAGCAGTGAAACCACCGCGCGCAGACGGAATTGCGCGTTGAAGGGTGTAGGAGTTGATTGACGGAGGCAAATCCCCGTCAAGATCCGAACCTGATAGTACGGCTGTCCCTTCGGGGAAGGCTGATAGTGTGGGTAAACATACTTCCTAGAAAATCCGCTAAACTTAATCCGTACGGTACCCGTACCGCAAACGGACACACGTAGTCGGGTAGAACATACTAAGGCGTTGAGAGATTCATGGTTAAGGAACTAGGCAAATTAACCCCGTAACTTCGGGATAAGGGGTCCTCTCCTCCGGGAGAGGCGCAGAGAATAGGTCCAGGCAACTGTTTAACAAAAACACAGGGCTGTGCGAATTCGAAAGACGAAGTATACAGCCTGACACCTGCCCGGTGCCGGAAGGTTAAGAGGAGATGTCATCCTTCGGGAGAAGCATTGAATTGAAGCCCCGGTAAACGGCGGCCGTAACTATAACGGTCCTAAGGTAGCGAAATTCCTTGTCGGGTAAGTTCCGACCTGCACGAATGGTGTAATGATCCGGACGCTGTCTCAACCATGAGCTCAGTGAAATTGTAGTATCGGTGAAGATGCCGATTACCCGCGATGGGACGAAAAGACCCCGTGAACCTTTACTATAGCTTAGCATTGACTTTGGTCATCCGATGTGTAGGATAGGCCGGAGGCTTCGAAGCGCAGGCGCCAGCCTGTGTGGAGCCATCCTTGAAATACGGCCCTTTGGCTGTCTGAAGTCTAACTCGTATAACGAGGACATTGTTTGGTGGGTAGTTTGACTGGGGTGGTCGCCTCCAAAAGCGTAACGGAGGCTTCCAAAGGTGCCCTCGGACCGATTGGTAACCGGTCTCATAGAGTGCAATGGCATAAGGGCGCTTGACTGGGAGGGAGACATCCCGAGCAGGCAGGAAACTGGGGCATAGTGATCCGGCGGATCCGTATGGAAGGTCCGTCGCTCAAAGGATAAAAGGTACTCCGGGGATAACAGGCTGATCCCCCCCAAGAGCTCATATCGACGGGGTGGTTTGGCACCTCGATGTCGGCTCGTCACATCCTGGGGCTGGAGAAGGTCCCAAGGGTTGGGCTGTTCGCCCATTAAAGTGGCACGCGAGCTGGGTTCAGAACGTCGTGAGACAGTTCGGTCTCTATCTATCGTGGGCGTGGGAGTTTTGCGTGGTGCCGTCACTAGTACGAGAGGACCGTGATGGACAGACCTCCGGTGAACCGGTTGTGCCGCCAGGCGCACCGCCGGGTATCCGAGTCTGGGAAGGATAAGCGCTGAAAGCATCTAAGTGCGAAGCCAGCCACAAGATGAGAACTCCACATAAGGGTCGTCATAGACTATGACGTTGATAGGGTGTAGGTGTAAAGGCGGTGACGCCAAAGCCGAGCACTACTAATTGCCCGAAACTTCCTTTTACAGTCATAATTTCAGATGTATCTGCTTTTTTTGCAGGAGAAATACGATAAGGTTATCATGTACCGAAAAAGTCAAACCCAATATCAGGTGGTTATTGCGGCGGGGTCCCACCTCTTCCCATTCCGAACAGAGAAGTTAAGCCCGCCTGCGCCGATGGTACTGCAATACAATGCGGGAGAGTAGGTGGCTGCCTTTTTTAAATTGAAGCTCTGATTTCTAACGAAGTCGGAGCTTCTTTGCGTTTATATAGGTTTTAATGCAATATATTTTTTATGTATGCGTTTAAATTGTACATGAAACATGTATATAGTTCAAGAAATACGAAAATTATCCTTATTTTATCGGCTATAGTAATAGCTGTATTTTCACTTGTGGCTTCAAATATTTTGGTCCACGACTTGACTGTCGAAGAGCATAGTAAAATGGAAGTTTGGGCTGATGCTATGAGAGAATTGAACAAGGCGGGTGATAATACTGATTTAAGCCTTGTTCTTAAAGTATTAAATGAAAATAATACTATTCCGGTTATTGTAATGGATTCAAAAGGTAATGTACAGACTTACCGTAATATTGATATTTCTGGCAGAAATCGTAAAGATAGTTCGAATTTTGTTGCAGATAAAGGTAAACAGTTGATAGAGGTTGGAAAGGTCATTAAAATATTTATCTCTGGCTCTCCGAGTGATTATATTAATGTATGCTATGATGACTCCATAATGATAAAGCGTCTTAGAATTTATCCTTTAGTGCAGTTGGGCATTGTAACTATTTTTGTTGTAATAGCTATTTTTGCACTTCTTACTTATAAGAAAGCAGAACAGAATAGAGTTTGGTTAGGTTTATCTAAAGAAACTGCACATCAGTTGGGCACGCCAATATCTAGTTTAATGGCATGGACGGAAATTTTTAAAGAAACATATCCTAATGATAAGTTGATCTATGAAATGGAAAAGGATGTACAACGTTTACAACTCATAGCAGACCGATTTTCTAAAATAGGTTCTTTACCAGAATTAAAAGTGACGAATTTAATTGAAATAATGGACCATGTTGTAGATTATATGGCTCTTCGTACATCTTCAAAAGTAAAAATTATTAAGAAGTTTCCTCAAGGAGATGTTCTTGTAAAGATTAATCTACAATTATTCGAATGGGCCATAGAAAATGTATTAAAAAATGCTGTAGATGCAATTAAAGGTGAAGGAATAATTATATTGGCGATACATGTAATGGAATGTAAAGTATTTGTTGATATATCCGATACAGGTAAAGGTATCAAGCATAAAGACTTAAATAATATATTTAAGCCTGGTTTTACAACTAAAGATAGAGGGTGGGGATTAGGCTTATCTTTAGCAAAGAGAATGATAGAGGAATATCATAAAGGCAAAATATATGTAAAAAGTTCTGACCCAGTAAAAGGAACAATTTTTAGAATAGAATTATCTAAAATATTTGATTAATAGATTCTTTTGGATACATAATTCAATTTTTTCTTTAATTTGATATCGCTATATAAAAAAATATTTGTACCTTTGCAGCCAAATGTTTAGTTTAGAACCTTTTAAGATAGATTTGAATGGGTTGAAAGAAGGTATTACGACCTTGAATTTCGACCTTGGTAATGCCTATTTCGAGGCAATAGACGCTCCTTTGACATCAAAAGGAAATCTGAATGTAGAACTGGCAATAGGAAGAACATCGGATTTTTTTGAATTGAATTTTCATACAGAAGGGGTAATAACAGTGCAATGTGACCGGTGTTTGGATGATATGGAACAATGTATCAATACAGATAATAGGTTAGTTGCAAAATTTGGAGACGAATACTCGGAAGATGATGACCTAATCACAGTGCCTGAAGATGAAGGCTTAATTGATGTGGCTTGGTTTATCTACGAATTTATAGAATTAGATGTTCCTATCAAGCACGTGCACGCACCTGGAAAATGCAACCCTGCTATGATTGAAATGCTCAATGAGCACTCTGCTACCCGAAGTAGTGATGGGAACAGCAAAAAACCTGTAGATCCTAGGTGGAGTAAATTGGAAAAATTAAAAACAAAAATTAAAGATTAAAAGAAAATGGCACATCCTAAAAGAAGACAGTCAAAGACTCGTACACTTAAGAGAAGAACCCATGACAAGGCAGTAGCTCCAACATTGGCATTATGCCCTAATTGTGGCGCATATTATGTTTATCATACAGTATGTCCTACATGTGGATATTATAGAGGTAAAGTAGCTATCGAAAAGGAAGTAGCTGAATAATGGAGAAAATAAATGCTATAATCACTGGTGTTGGTGGATACGTTCCTGAATATGTTCTTAATAATGAAGAACTGTCAAGAATGGTTGATACAACTGATGAGTGGATTATGACACGTATCGGCGTCAAAGAACGCCGAATATTGACAGAAGAAGGCTTGGGCACATCTTATATGGCTCGTAAAGCTGCAAAACAGTTGTTGCAAAAAACAGGTGTTGATCCTCAGTCAATAGATGTCGTAATTGTAACCACAACTACTCCTGATTATCATTTTCCTTCAACAGCTTCTATAGTTATTGGTAAACTGGGACTTGAGAATGCGTATGCTTATGATTTTTCTGCAGCTTGTTGCGGATTCTTATATGCGTTGGACGTAGCTTGTAATATGATACAAAGTGGCCGCCATAAAAGAATAATAGTAATAGGTGCTGATAAAATGTCGTCTATGGTAGACTATACAGATCGTGCTACTTGCCCTATCTTTGGTGATGGAGCTGGTGCTGTGCTTGTAGAAGGAACTACAGAAGATAATATAGGCTTGATTGATTCTCATTTACGGACAGATGGCAAAGGACTTCCGTTTCTTCATATGAAAGCGGGCGGTAGTGTTTGTCCTCCTTCTCATTTTACAGTTGACCACCGTCTGCATTATATTTATCAGGAAGGGCGCACGGTATTCCGTTATGCGGTTACTGCTATGAGCCAAGATTGCTCAATTATTGCAGA comes from the Xylanibacter oryzae DSM 17970 genome and includes:
- a CDS encoding winged helix-turn-helix domain-containing protein, encoding MTRKPYKVGASVVVYHENKIFIGPEQFALIRQILDDGSMNAAARHLGFSFQKTWQMVTKMNALSDQPIIIVKRGGNNGGGCFVSEYGKKILNMYARRELEVIKALAQSENELDSQLF
- a CDS encoding TOBE domain-containing protein, which codes for MQLSARNSIKGKIVEITLGIVTAKIKLDIGNGNTIVSVITVDSVKEMGFKVGDEAFAIFKSTEVMIGI
- a CDS encoding sensor histidine kinase, with the protein product MKHVYSSRNTKIILILSAIVIAVFSLVASNILVHDLTVEEHSKMEVWADAMRELNKAGDNTDLSLVLKVLNENNTIPVIVMDSKGNVQTYRNIDISGRNRKDSSNFVADKGKQLIEVGKVIKIFISGSPSDYINVCYDDSIMIKRLRIYPLVQLGIVTIFVVIAIFALLTYKKAEQNRVWLGLSKETAHQLGTPISSLMAWTEIFKETYPNDKLIYEMEKDVQRLQLIADRFSKIGSLPELKVTNLIEIMDHVVDYMALRTSSKVKIIKKFPQGDVLVKINLQLFEWAIENVLKNAVDAIKGEGIIILAIHVMECKVFVDISDTGKGIKHKDLNNIFKPGFTTKDRGWGLGLSLAKRMIEEYHKGKIYVKSSDPVKGTIFRIELSKIFD
- a CDS encoding YceD family protein, encoding MFSLEPFKIDLNGLKEGITTLNFDLGNAYFEAIDAPLTSKGNLNVELAIGRTSDFFELNFHTEGVITVQCDRCLDDMEQCINTDNRLVAKFGDEYSEDDDLITVPEDEGLIDVAWFIYEFIELDVPIKHVHAPGKCNPAMIEMLNEHSATRSSDGNSKKPVDPRWSKLEKLKTKIKD
- the rpmF gene encoding 50S ribosomal protein L32 gives rise to the protein MAHPKRRQSKTRTLKRRTHDKAVAPTLALCPNCGAYYVYHTVCPTCGYYRGKVAIEKEVAE
- a CDS encoding beta-ketoacyl-ACP synthase III, which encodes MEKINAIITGVGGYVPEYVLNNEELSRMVDTTDEWIMTRIGVKERRILTEEGLGTSYMARKAAKQLLQKTGVDPQSIDVVIVTTTTPDYHFPSTASIVIGKLGLENAYAYDFSAACCGFLYALDVACNMIQSGRHKRIIVIGADKMSSMVDYTDRATCPIFGDGAGAVLVEGTTEDNIGLIDSHLRTDGKGLPFLHMKAGGSVCPPSHFTVDHRLHYIYQEGRTVFRYAVTAMSQDCSIIAERNNLTKDNIAYVIPHQANLRIIEAVSKRLELPMEKVLVNIQHYGNTSAACMPLVLWEFEKQLKKGDNLVFTAFGAGFVHGASLYRWAYDGAQAAAPLK